From the genome of Vespa crabro chromosome 24, iyVesCrab1.2, whole genome shotgun sequence, one region includes:
- the LOC124432334 gene encoding broad-complex core protein isoforms 1/2/3/4/5, translating to MESGSNLPSPGNYPGGNRQQFCVSWNSHQSNMHSAFPKLLSSEQFVDVTLACDGGSIKCHKVVLSACSDYLERLLLEIPCTHPIIFLRDMRMWELQALVEFMYRGEVYVEQQQLAKLMQAAEVLQVRGLSTQGSDSSSIESNSQQCDSNPPITPSTPTQQDVPHFKSDDTQSNDEGSSSFLEPTSVAGSSTGNVPSHNNTPTSQNPNSSNFMEHSEALQHLEKALSACEATLTETQGMVKMEPDEQFSQQQDVKPYSITMVRNSNCNPSSPFPAIEGYQRRQRRSEEELKQASDMVARGMTFQVASEKYNIPISTIRFYMVRKGILQRRKRGRGSSNLGVNSQPESPASPPFHMINYRLPDSLNSSLP from the exons ATGGAAAGTGGAAGTAATTTGCCTAGTCCAGGCAATTATCCAGGTGGGAATCGGCAACAATTTTGTGTATCATGGAATTCTCACCAGTCAAACATGCACAGTGCTTTTCCAAAGCTATTGAGCTCAGAACAATTCGTCGATGTTACTTTAGCTTGTGATGGTGGTTCTATCAAATGTCATAAAGTGGTATTATCTGCCTGTAGCGATTATTTAGAACGCTTATTGCTAGAAATACCATGTACTcatcctattatttttctgagAGATATGAGAATGTGGGAACTTCAAGCATTGGTCGAGTTTATGTACCGTGGTGAAGTATACGTAGAACAACAACAGCTTGCAAAATTGATGCAAGCTGCAGAAGTCCTGCAG gTTCGTGGCTTATCGACTCAGGGAAGTGATAGCTCTTCAATCGAGAGTAATTCACAACAATGTGATTCTAATCCACCTATCACTCCATCAACGCCAACTCAACAAGATGTACCTCATTTCAAATCCGATGACACTCAATCTAACGATGAAGGCAGCTCAAGCTTTTTGGAGCCTACCTCAGTTGCTGGATCTAGTACAGGAAATGTTCCATCTCATAATAATACTCCAACTTCGCAAAATCCAAACTCATCCAATTTTATGGAACATAGTGAAGCATTACAACATTTGGAAAAGGCTCTTAGCGCTTGCGAAGCTACTCTAACAGAAACTCAGGGGATGGTTAAAATGGAACCAGATGAACAATTTTCTCAACAGCAAGATGTCAAGCCTTATTCTATCACTATGGTACGAAATAGTAACTGCAATCCCAGCAGTCCATTTCCTGCTATAGAAg GTTATCAAAGACGGCAAAGACGTTCAGAAGAAGAACTTAAACAAGCTTCAGATATGGTTGCACGTGGCATGACATTTCAGGTGGCatcagaaaaatataatatacctaTCAGTACGATTCGTTTCTATATGGTTAGGAAGGGAATTTTACAAAGGCGAAAGCGTGGACGTGGTTCCAGCAATCTTGGAGTAAACAGTCAACCTGAAAGTCCTGCAAGCCCaccatttcatatgataaactACCGTTTGCCAGACAGCCTAAATTCCAGCCTACCGTAG
- the LOC124432293 gene encoding serine/threonine-protein kinase CBK1-like produces the protein MSIMSSVPCSGLTAQEGIPEWDQNNTTTLIQMYKERKCLWDTSHEFYKNRRFRREALTEMANHFNCSLADVEKKLYMLRSSFRKEYRRWNYAKLNAGPNNTFLVRKPQWFALDLLMFLKDDVAKKSVIPLNPVTTDCVQQQQIQQNHYHHHQQQQQQQQLHQHQQSQQEAHQQTQRDLDLSIPEIQNVFYYDSENSTLTPLEPGEVTLDYNLQCPIQVPELKQSPGKTLKRSSNVESNLLELNNKRQKNKDPEDTRLRLIKASPIDVQEKDTFTAFGNFVAEELRNIKDTGQMQLAKLRIHQILFDATRNFLKVPIPRL, from the exons ATGTCAATAATGAGTTCAGTTCCATGCTCTGGTCTGACCGCACAAGAAGGAATACCAGAATGGGATCAAAACAATACAACGACCTTGATACAAAtgtacaaagaaagaaaatgccTCTGGGACACGAGCCAcgagttttataaaaatcgacGTTTCCGTCGCGAGGCTCTCACGGAAATGGCGAATCATTTTAATTGTTCATTAGCGGacgttgaaaagaaattatacatGCTTCGTAGTTCATTTAGGAAAGAATATCGTAGATGGAATTATGCCAAGTTAAATGCAGGCCCTAACAATACATTTCTAGTCAGAAAGCCTCAATGGTTCGCATTGGATTTACTTATGTTCCTTAAGGATGACGTTGCTAAAAAATCAGTGATACCACTCAATCCGGTTACCACGGACTGTGTTCAACAGCAGCAAATTCAAcaaaatcattatcatcatcatcaacaacaacaacaacagcagcagcttCATCAACATCAACAATCGCAACAGGAAGCTCATCAACAAACTCAACGGGATTTGGACTTAAGTATACCG GAAAttcaaaatgttttttattacgaCAGCGAGAACAGCACTTTAACGCCGTTGGAACCAGGCGAAGTTACCTTGGATTACAATCTTCAATGTCCAATACAAGTACCCGAATTGAAACAGTCGCCTGGTAAAACCTTGAAAAGAAGTTCTAACGTTGAATCAAATCTTCTTGAACTGAATAACaaacgacaaaaaaataaagatccaGAGGATACTCGATTACGCTTAATAAAAGCGTCCCCGATCGATGTTCAAGAGAAGGACACTTTTACGGCCTTTGGTAATTTCGTTGCGGAAGAATTGCGAAACATAAAAGACACCGGTCAGATGCAATTAGCCAAATTACGAATTcatcaaatattattcgatgCGACGCGCAATTTTTTGAAAGTTCCAATACCAAGATTGTGA
- the LOC124432290 gene encoding ankyrin-1-like isoform X1, with translation MLEHRTVFDMPLHCIANPLQRELADAIIRLQPLDEIRILLACGARPNEPVTQGLRPLHYAVWQRYTDAAQLLLVRGADIDATDECGYSALHLAAEHGYLDLVKLLLKYGAKVDHRKDTGELFPRTMLCDEPLRLALRNRHVEVARTLLEAGANPNKRYFFGSEINLVSPLDLECMELLLAFGAQPNMRDRAGLTPLMKATRSPQGIASVLLLLSYEADVNSMADARHDFRTVLHYAILGGDPAVINLLLKQGARLDLGPDYQKPTALDLAILKGDPSIVEMLLESGADVNASSPIIGSALHVACADNIPNRLQILQMLLERGADPNLVIRSDEGLSLRPVLAEYVASNENPSVEVVALLLKYGARVVIKTQFRDPHGILNSLQNTADKPRLLRALLEAAESFDPCMIKRSSSLTDAQKALVMEAARTPLPLTHQARLIVRKLCGTKLPKIVRDLQLPQSLHRYLLYDFH, from the exons ATGTTGGAGCATCGCACCGTATTCGAT ATGCCATTGCATTGCATCGCTAACCCGTTGCAACGGGAATTGGCTGACGCCATTATAAGGTTGCAACCGCTGGATGAAATTCGGATACTTCTCGCATGCGGTGCAAGGCCAAATGAACCGGTAACCCAAGGTCTGAGACCTCTTCATTACGCCGTATGGCAGAGATACACCGACGCGGCTCAATTGCTTTTAGTTCGTGGTGCTGATATCGATGCTACCGACGAGTGCGGATATTCCGCGTTGCATCTTGCCGCTGAGCATGGCTATCTCGACCTCGTTAaacttctattaaaatacgGAGCAAAGGTCGATCATAGAAAAGACACTGGGGAACTATTTCCCag GACCATGCTATGCGACGAGCCTTTACGATTGGCTTTGAGGAATCGCCACGTCGAAGTGGCTAGGACTTTGTTGGAAGCTGGCGCCAATCCAAACAAGAGATATTTCTTCGGTTCGGAGATTAATTTGGTTTCTCCGTTGGATCTGGAGTGTATGGAACTTTTATTGGCCTTTGGTGCTCAACCCAATATGAGGGATCGAGCTGGATTGACTCCTTTAATGAAGGCAACGAGATCGCCTCAG GGTATCGCATCTGTACTTCTTTTGTTGAGTTACGAAGCGGACGTGAATTCTATGGCCGATGCCAGGCATGATTTTCGTACGGTTCTACATTATGCGATACTCGGTGGCGATCCAGCGGTTATCAATCTTTTGTTAAAACAAGGTGCTAGGCTAGACCTTGGACCAGATTATCAAAAGCCAACCGCATTAGATTTGGCTATACTCAAGGGTGATCCTTCGATCGTCGAGATGTTATTAGAGTCTG gtGCGGACGTGAATGCATCATCTCCGATCATTGGATCAGCCCTTCATGTCGCTTGCGCTGATAACATACCGAATAGACTTCAAATTCTTCAAATGTTGTTAGAACGTGGCGCTGATCCTAATCTCGTAATACGTAGCGACGAAGGTCTCTCGTTACGTCCGGTTTTAGCGGAATACGTAGCGTCTAACGAAAACCCGTCGGTCGAAGTTGTCGCATTATTACTTAAGTATGGAGCGCGGGTTGTCATAAAGACGCAATTTCGCGATCCACACGGCATTTTAAATTCCCTTCAGAATACGGCGGATAAACCTAGATTATTAAGGGCATTATTAGAAGCGGCAGAAAGTTTTGATCCTTGTATGATAAAGAGATCGAGTAGTTTGACCGACGCACAAAAGGCATTAGTTATGGAAGCCGCAAGAACGCCATTACCTTTGACCCATCAAGCTAGGCTTATAGTGCGCAAATTATGCGGCACTAAATTACCAAAAATCGTTAGAGATCTGCAGTTACCTCAGTCGTTACATCGGTATCTTCTTTACGACTTTCATTAG
- the LOC124432290 gene encoding ankyrin-1-like isoform X3: MPLHCIANPLQRELADAIIRLQPLDEIRILLACGARPNEPVTQGLRPLHYAVWQRYTDAAQLLLVRGADIDATDECGYSALHLAAEHGYLDLVKLLLKYGAKVDHRKDTGELFPRTMLCDEPLRLALRNRHVEVARTLLEAGANPNKRYFFGSEINLVSPLDLECMELLLAFGAQPNMRDRAGLTPLMKATRSPQGIASVLLLLSYEADVNSMADARHDFRTVLHYAILGGDPAVINLLLKQGARLDLGPDYQKPTALDLAILKGDPSIVEMLLESGADVNASSPIIGSALHVACADNIPNRLQILQMLLERGADPNLVIRSDEGLSLRPVLAEYVASNENPSVEVVALLLKYGARVVIKTQFRDPHGILNSLQNTADKPRLLRALLEAAESFDPCMIKRSSSLTDAQKALVMEAARTPLPLTHQARLIVRKLCGTKLPKIVRDLQLPQSLHRYLLYDFH; this comes from the exons ATGCCATTGCATTGCATCGCTAACCCGTTGCAACGGGAATTGGCTGACGCCATTATAAGGTTGCAACCGCTGGATGAAATTCGGATACTTCTCGCATGCGGTGCAAGGCCAAATGAACCGGTAACCCAAGGTCTGAGACCTCTTCATTACGCCGTATGGCAGAGATACACCGACGCGGCTCAATTGCTTTTAGTTCGTGGTGCTGATATCGATGCTACCGACGAGTGCGGATATTCCGCGTTGCATCTTGCCGCTGAGCATGGCTATCTCGACCTCGTTAaacttctattaaaatacgGAGCAAAGGTCGATCATAGAAAAGACACTGGGGAACTATTTCCCag GACCATGCTATGCGACGAGCCTTTACGATTGGCTTTGAGGAATCGCCACGTCGAAGTGGCTAGGACTTTGTTGGAAGCTGGCGCCAATCCAAACAAGAGATATTTCTTCGGTTCGGAGATTAATTTGGTTTCTCCGTTGGATCTGGAGTGTATGGAACTTTTATTGGCCTTTGGTGCTCAACCCAATATGAGGGATCGAGCTGGATTGACTCCTTTAATGAAGGCAACGAGATCGCCTCAG GGTATCGCATCTGTACTTCTTTTGTTGAGTTACGAAGCGGACGTGAATTCTATGGCCGATGCCAGGCATGATTTTCGTACGGTTCTACATTATGCGATACTCGGTGGCGATCCAGCGGTTATCAATCTTTTGTTAAAACAAGGTGCTAGGCTAGACCTTGGACCAGATTATCAAAAGCCAACCGCATTAGATTTGGCTATACTCAAGGGTGATCCTTCGATCGTCGAGATGTTATTAGAGTCTG gtGCGGACGTGAATGCATCATCTCCGATCATTGGATCAGCCCTTCATGTCGCTTGCGCTGATAACATACCGAATAGACTTCAAATTCTTCAAATGTTGTTAGAACGTGGCGCTGATCCTAATCTCGTAATACGTAGCGACGAAGGTCTCTCGTTACGTCCGGTTTTAGCGGAATACGTAGCGTCTAACGAAAACCCGTCGGTCGAAGTTGTCGCATTATTACTTAAGTATGGAGCGCGGGTTGTCATAAAGACGCAATTTCGCGATCCACACGGCATTTTAAATTCCCTTCAGAATACGGCGGATAAACCTAGATTATTAAGGGCATTATTAGAAGCGGCAGAAAGTTTTGATCCTTGTATGATAAAGAGATCGAGTAGTTTGACCGACGCACAAAAGGCATTAGTTATGGAAGCCGCAAGAACGCCATTACCTTTGACCCATCAAGCTAGGCTTATAGTGCGCAAATTATGCGGCACTAAATTACCAAAAATCGTTAGAGATCTGCAGTTACCTCAGTCGTTACATCGGTATCTTCTTTACGACTTTCATTAG
- the LOC124432292 gene encoding NADH-ubiquinone oxidoreductase 49 kDa subunit-like isoform X2: MATGVLRTVLRKSVGLYNDAAYLTRIYPTTQHRHGHDWAPDIEYMNSLKRPQALPVDSVKWQFPWQKDEDEEYGETVKNVQINFGPQHPAAHGVLRLILELEGEVVTRADPHIGLLHRATEKLIEYKTYMQALPYFDRLDYVSMMCNEQCFSLAIEKLLNIDVPLRAKYIRVLFAELTRILNHIMGIGTHALDVGAMTPFFWLFEEREKLMEFYERVSGARMHAAYIRPGGVSLDLPLGLLDDIHEWALQYAERVDEVEDMLTENRIWMQRTKDIGVITAADALNMGFSGVMLRGSGIKWDLRKTAPYDAYDLVDFDVPVGINGDCYDRYLIRVEEMRQSLRIIEQCLNKMPPGEVRCDDAKVVPPRREEMKTSMEALIHHFKLYTQGFQVPPGATYTAIEAPKGEFGVYLVSDGTSKPYRCKIKAPGFAHLACLKHIGPGHMLADIVAIIGTLDVVFGEIDR, translated from the exons ATGGCGACTGGAGTGTTAAGGACAGTCCTACGAAAATCTGTAGGATTGTATAATGATGCAGCGTATCTTACACGAATATATCCAACAAC ACAACATCGCCACGGTCATGATTGGGCTCCAGATATAGAATATATGAACTCATTGAAACGTCCACAAGCTTTACCAGTTGATTCTGTAAAATGGCAATTTCCATGGCAAaaggatgaagatgaagaatatGGAGAGACAGTGAAAAATGTACAAATTAATTTTGGCCCTCAACATCCGGCAGCTCATGGAGTATTACGTTTGATATTAGAATTAGAAGGAGAAGTTGTAACCAGAGCTGATCCACATATTGGTCTTTTGCATCGAGCAACAGAAAAgcttatagaatataaaacatatatgcAAGCATTACCATACTTTGATCGTTTAGATTATGTTTCTATGATGTGTAACGAGCAATGTTTCTCTTTAGCAAttgagaaattattaaatatagatgTACCATTGCGTGCAAAATATATTCgag TATTATTTGCGGAACTCACTCGTATCTTGAATCATATTATGGGAATAGGAACTCATGCATTGGATGTAGGTGCAATGACCCCATTCTTTTGGTTgtttgaagaaagagaaaaattaatggaaTTTTATGAAAGAGTTAGTGGAGCTCGTATGCATGCTGCTTATATAAGACCTGGTGGAGTGTCTTTGGATCTTCCATTAGGTTTATTAGATGATATTCATGAATGGGCTTTGCAGTATGCTGAAAGAGTTGATGAAGTAGAAGACATGTTAACTGAAAATAGAATATGGATGCAACGTACAAAAGATATTGGTGTAATTACAGCAGCAGATGCATTGAATATGGGCTTTAGCGGAGTAATGTTACGGGGTTCTGGAATTAAATGGGATTTGAGAAAAACTGCACCATATGATGCGTATGATTTAGTTGACTTTGATGTTCCTGTTGGTATAAATGGCGATTGTTATGATAG GTATCTCATTCGTGTTGAGGAAATGCGTCAGTCTCTTAGGATAATCGagcaatgtttaaataaaatgcCACCTGGTGAAGTGAGATGCGACGATGCTAAAGTTGTACCACCGCGtagagaagaaatgaaaactaGTATGGAAGCTTTAATtcatcattttaaattatatacacaaGGTTTTCAGGTACCACCTGGTGCTACATATACTGCTATCGAAGCACCAAAGGGTGAATTTGGAGTATATCTTGTTAGTGATGGTACTAGTAAACCATATCGGTGTAAGATCAAAGCTCCTGGATTTGCACACTTAGCTTGTTTGAAACATATAGGACCAGGTCATATGCTTGCCGATATCGTAGCCATTATTGGTACACTGGATGTAGTATTTGGTGAGATTGACAGATAA
- the LOC124432291 gene encoding NADH-ubiquinone oxidoreductase 49 kDa subunit-like, which translates to MIINISIQILLRKSFKISNGIVSIVRDEVKKYFGNQYRHIHMWIPNGEYIKKLEYPRALPVDDVKWKFPWQAEDDDDEKGEKVENMRINFGPQHPSAHGVLRLILELEGELVKKVDPHIGLLHRGTEKLIENKTYVQALPYFDRLDYISIMCNEECYSLAVEKLLNIDVPLRAKYIRVLFGEITRIFSHIMSISTQALDIGAITPFFWFFEEREKIMEFFERVSGARMFAAYVRPGGVAFDLPLGLLDDIYQWASLYSERLDEIEDLLTENRIFIQRLKDIGTISAKDALNSGCSGVMLRGSGIEWDLRKIAPYDAYDLVDFDVPVGVNGDCYDRYLIRITEMRQSLRIIYQCLNQIPCGEVKCDDVKIVPPSKKEMKTSMEALIHHFKLFSQGFQVPPGATYTSIEAPKGEFGVYLVSDGSSKPYRCRLRSPGFAHLATLRFIGPGYLLADIVAILGTLDIVFGDVDR; encoded by the exons atgatcattaatatttctattcagATCTTATTACGAAAGTCTTTTAAAATATCCAATGGGATAGTGAGTATCGTTCGAGATgaagttaaaaaatattttggaaa TCAGTATCGTCATATTCATATGTGGATCCCAAATGgcgaatatattaaaaaattagaatatcCGCGAGCTTTGCCGGTTGATGATGTAAAATGGAAATTTCCGTGGCAAGCGgaagatgacgatgatgaaaaaggagagaaagtgGAAAATATGCGAATTAATTTTGGTCCTCAACATCCTTCAGCTCATGGAGTTTTACGTTTGATATTGGAATTGGAGGGTGAATTGGTTAAAAAAGTTGATCCACATATTGGACTTTTGCATCGTGGTACAGAGAaactaatagaaaataaaacatatgtaCAAGCTTTACCTTATTTTGATCGTTTGGATTACATTTCGATAATGTGCAATGAAGAATGTTACAGTTTAGCTGTCGAAAAGTTGTTAAATATAGACGTACCTTTACGTGCCAAATACATTCGGG tGCTTTTTGGAGAAATAACCCGAATATTTAGTCATATTATGTCAATATCAACACAGGCACTGGATATAGGTGCAATAACtccttttttttggttttttgaAGAACgtgaaaaaataatggaattTTTTGAAAGAGTGAGCGGTGCACGTATGTTTGCAGCTTATGTGCGCCCTGGTGGTGTAGCTTTTGATTTACCCTTGGGTTTATTAGATGATATTTATCAATGGGCtagtttatattctgaaaGACTTGATGAAATAGAAGATTTATTGACTgaaaatcgaatttttattcaacGCTTGAAGGATATTGGTACAATATCAGCTAAAGATGCATTAAATTCTGGATGCAGTGGAGTAATGTTACGGGGATCTGGTATTGAATGGGATTTGAGAAAAATTGCACCATATGATGCGTATGACTTAGTTGACTTTGATGTACCTGTGGGTGTAAATGGAGATTGCTATGATAG ATATCTCATACGCATTACGGAAATGCGTCAGTCACttagaataatttatcaatgcCTAAATCAAATTCCATGCGGTGAAGTGAAATGTGATGATGTCAAAATTGTACCGCcaagcaagaaagaaatgaaaaccaGTATGGAAGCACTTATCCATCacttcaaattattttcacaaGGTTTTCAAGTACCACCGGGTGCTACATATACATCCATTGAAGCGCCAAAGGGTGAATTTGGAGTTTATCTTGTTAGTGATGGTAGCTCTAAACCATATCGATGTAGACTTAGAAGTCCTGGTTTTGCTCATCTAGCAACATTGAGATTCATTGGACCTGGTTATTTGCTGGCAGATATTGTTGCTATTCTTGGTACATTAGATATAGTATTTGGTGATGTAGATAGATGA
- the LOC124432292 gene encoding NADH-ubiquinone oxidoreductase 49 kDa subunit-like isoform X1, protein MATGVLRTVLRKSVGLYNDAAYLTRIYPTTNFYRQHRHGHDWAPDIEYMNSLKRPQALPVDSVKWQFPWQKDEDEEYGETVKNVQINFGPQHPAAHGVLRLILELEGEVVTRADPHIGLLHRATEKLIEYKTYMQALPYFDRLDYVSMMCNEQCFSLAIEKLLNIDVPLRAKYIRVLFAELTRILNHIMGIGTHALDVGAMTPFFWLFEEREKLMEFYERVSGARMHAAYIRPGGVSLDLPLGLLDDIHEWALQYAERVDEVEDMLTENRIWMQRTKDIGVITAADALNMGFSGVMLRGSGIKWDLRKTAPYDAYDLVDFDVPVGINGDCYDRYLIRVEEMRQSLRIIEQCLNKMPPGEVRCDDAKVVPPRREEMKTSMEALIHHFKLYTQGFQVPPGATYTAIEAPKGEFGVYLVSDGTSKPYRCKIKAPGFAHLACLKHIGPGHMLADIVAIIGTLDVVFGEIDR, encoded by the exons ATGGCGACTGGAGTGTTAAGGACAGTCCTACGAAAATCTGTAGGATTGTATAATGATGCAGCGTATCTTACACGAATATATCCAACAAC TAATTTTTATAGACAACATCGCCACGGTCATGATTGGGCTCCAGATATAGAATATATGAACTCATTGAAACGTCCACAAGCTTTACCAGTTGATTCTGTAAAATGGCAATTTCCATGGCAAaaggatgaagatgaagaatatGGAGAGACAGTGAAAAATGTACAAATTAATTTTGGCCCTCAACATCCGGCAGCTCATGGAGTATTACGTTTGATATTAGAATTAGAAGGAGAAGTTGTAACCAGAGCTGATCCACATATTGGTCTTTTGCATCGAGCAACAGAAAAgcttatagaatataaaacatatatgcAAGCATTACCATACTTTGATCGTTTAGATTATGTTTCTATGATGTGTAACGAGCAATGTTTCTCTTTAGCAAttgagaaattattaaatatagatgTACCATTGCGTGCAAAATATATTCgag TATTATTTGCGGAACTCACTCGTATCTTGAATCATATTATGGGAATAGGAACTCATGCATTGGATGTAGGTGCAATGACCCCATTCTTTTGGTTgtttgaagaaagagaaaaattaatggaaTTTTATGAAAGAGTTAGTGGAGCTCGTATGCATGCTGCTTATATAAGACCTGGTGGAGTGTCTTTGGATCTTCCATTAGGTTTATTAGATGATATTCATGAATGGGCTTTGCAGTATGCTGAAAGAGTTGATGAAGTAGAAGACATGTTAACTGAAAATAGAATATGGATGCAACGTACAAAAGATATTGGTGTAATTACAGCAGCAGATGCATTGAATATGGGCTTTAGCGGAGTAATGTTACGGGGTTCTGGAATTAAATGGGATTTGAGAAAAACTGCACCATATGATGCGTATGATTTAGTTGACTTTGATGTTCCTGTTGGTATAAATGGCGATTGTTATGATAG GTATCTCATTCGTGTTGAGGAAATGCGTCAGTCTCTTAGGATAATCGagcaatgtttaaataaaatgcCACCTGGTGAAGTGAGATGCGACGATGCTAAAGTTGTACCACCGCGtagagaagaaatgaaaactaGTATGGAAGCTTTAATtcatcattttaaattatatacacaaGGTTTTCAGGTACCACCTGGTGCTACATATACTGCTATCGAAGCACCAAAGGGTGAATTTGGAGTATATCTTGTTAGTGATGGTACTAGTAAACCATATCGGTGTAAGATCAAAGCTCCTGGATTTGCACACTTAGCTTGTTTGAAACATATAGGACCAGGTCATATGCTTGCCGATATCGTAGCCATTATTGGTACACTGGATGTAGTATTTGGTGAGATTGACAGATAA
- the LOC124432290 gene encoding ankyrin-1-like isoform X2 encodes MEKMPLHCIANPLQRELADAIIRLQPLDEIRILLACGARPNEPVTQGLRPLHYAVWQRYTDAAQLLLVRGADIDATDECGYSALHLAAEHGYLDLVKLLLKYGAKVDHRKDTGELFPRTMLCDEPLRLALRNRHVEVARTLLEAGANPNKRYFFGSEINLVSPLDLECMELLLAFGAQPNMRDRAGLTPLMKATRSPQGIASVLLLLSYEADVNSMADARHDFRTVLHYAILGGDPAVINLLLKQGARLDLGPDYQKPTALDLAILKGDPSIVEMLLESGADVNASSPIIGSALHVACADNIPNRLQILQMLLERGADPNLVIRSDEGLSLRPVLAEYVASNENPSVEVVALLLKYGARVVIKTQFRDPHGILNSLQNTADKPRLLRALLEAAESFDPCMIKRSSSLTDAQKALVMEAARTPLPLTHQARLIVRKLCGTKLPKIVRDLQLPQSLHRYLLYDFH; translated from the exons atGGAGAAA ATGCCATTGCATTGCATCGCTAACCCGTTGCAACGGGAATTGGCTGACGCCATTATAAGGTTGCAACCGCTGGATGAAATTCGGATACTTCTCGCATGCGGTGCAAGGCCAAATGAACCGGTAACCCAAGGTCTGAGACCTCTTCATTACGCCGTATGGCAGAGATACACCGACGCGGCTCAATTGCTTTTAGTTCGTGGTGCTGATATCGATGCTACCGACGAGTGCGGATATTCCGCGTTGCATCTTGCCGCTGAGCATGGCTATCTCGACCTCGTTAaacttctattaaaatacgGAGCAAAGGTCGATCATAGAAAAGACACTGGGGAACTATTTCCCag GACCATGCTATGCGACGAGCCTTTACGATTGGCTTTGAGGAATCGCCACGTCGAAGTGGCTAGGACTTTGTTGGAAGCTGGCGCCAATCCAAACAAGAGATATTTCTTCGGTTCGGAGATTAATTTGGTTTCTCCGTTGGATCTGGAGTGTATGGAACTTTTATTGGCCTTTGGTGCTCAACCCAATATGAGGGATCGAGCTGGATTGACTCCTTTAATGAAGGCAACGAGATCGCCTCAG GGTATCGCATCTGTACTTCTTTTGTTGAGTTACGAAGCGGACGTGAATTCTATGGCCGATGCCAGGCATGATTTTCGTACGGTTCTACATTATGCGATACTCGGTGGCGATCCAGCGGTTATCAATCTTTTGTTAAAACAAGGTGCTAGGCTAGACCTTGGACCAGATTATCAAAAGCCAACCGCATTAGATTTGGCTATACTCAAGGGTGATCCTTCGATCGTCGAGATGTTATTAGAGTCTG gtGCGGACGTGAATGCATCATCTCCGATCATTGGATCAGCCCTTCATGTCGCTTGCGCTGATAACATACCGAATAGACTTCAAATTCTTCAAATGTTGTTAGAACGTGGCGCTGATCCTAATCTCGTAATACGTAGCGACGAAGGTCTCTCGTTACGTCCGGTTTTAGCGGAATACGTAGCGTCTAACGAAAACCCGTCGGTCGAAGTTGTCGCATTATTACTTAAGTATGGAGCGCGGGTTGTCATAAAGACGCAATTTCGCGATCCACACGGCATTTTAAATTCCCTTCAGAATACGGCGGATAAACCTAGATTATTAAGGGCATTATTAGAAGCGGCAGAAAGTTTTGATCCTTGTATGATAAAGAGATCGAGTAGTTTGACCGACGCACAAAAGGCATTAGTTATGGAAGCCGCAAGAACGCCATTACCTTTGACCCATCAAGCTAGGCTTATAGTGCGCAAATTATGCGGCACTAAATTACCAAAAATCGTTAGAGATCTGCAGTTACCTCAGTCGTTACATCGGTATCTTCTTTACGACTTTCATTAG